The Polaribacter tangerinus genome has a segment encoding these proteins:
- a CDS encoding ATP-dependent Clp protease ATP-binding subunit: MDDNFSPRVKDVIAFSKEEALRLGHEFIGTEHLVLGLLRSTDGKAMEILTAFDVDTTLLRRKLEQLNPVNLTFKDASEKKSIHLTRQAEKALKTTFLEAKLYQSESIDTAHLLLCILRNENDPTTKLIQKYHVNYDEAKAVYKQLHTDNNELPNNPIAETPSDDDFPSGKSNPFEQPQKSKNVKKSKTPVLDNFGRDLTALAENGKLDPVVGRQKEIERVSQILSRRKKNNPMLIGEPGVGKSAIAEGLALRIVERKVSRILFDKRLVSLDLASLVAGTKYRGQFEERMKALMNELEKNDDIILFIDEIHTIVGAGGATGSLDASNMLKPALARGEIQCIGATTLDEYRTNIEKDGALERRFQKVIVNPTSVEETIQILNNIKEKYEEHHHVNYTDDAIEACVKLTNRYMTDRYLPDKAIDALDEAGSRIHIINIVVPKQVLELEAQLEVIRDQKTKAVNGQKYEEAAKLRDDEKNMEAALDSAQKQWEDDSKLNREVVTEDNVAEVVSMMTGIPVNRVAEAETKKLHELPQLIKGKVIGQDVAVSKVVKAIQRNRVGLKDPNKPIGSFIFLGQTGVGKTQLAKVLARELFDSDDSLIRIDMSEYMEKFAISRLIGAPPGYVGYEEGGQLTEKVRRKPYAVVLLDEIEKAHPDVFNMLLQILDDGYITDSLGRKIDFRNTIIIMTSNVGARQLKDFGGGVGFGTATKAAQADEHAKSVIESALKKSFAPEFLNRIDDVIVFNALEREDIHKIIDIELDKLLQRISGLGYTLQLSEKAKDYIADKGFDKKYGARPLKRAIQKYIEDALAEEIVNSKLSEGDTITMDLDSENNKLSIQIEKGDKKSEIRTES, translated from the coding sequence ATGGACGATAATTTTTCACCAAGAGTAAAGGATGTAATCGCTTTTAGTAAAGAAGAAGCGCTAAGGTTAGGGCACGAATTTATTGGAACCGAGCATTTGGTATTAGGTTTGTTAAGGAGTACAGATGGTAAGGCAATGGAAATTTTAACTGCTTTTGATGTAGATACTACTTTGCTAAGAAGAAAGTTAGAACAACTAAATCCTGTAAATCTTACATTTAAAGATGCTTCAGAAAAGAAAAGTATTCATTTAACTAGACAAGCAGAAAAGGCATTAAAAACTACTTTTCTAGAAGCAAAACTCTACCAAAGCGAATCTATAGATACTGCACACCTACTATTGTGCATTCTAAGAAATGAGAACGATCCTACAACCAAACTAATTCAAAAATATCACGTTAATTATGATGAAGCCAAAGCAGTTTACAAGCAGCTTCATACAGATAATAACGAACTGCCAAACAACCCGATTGCAGAAACTCCTTCAGATGATGATTTTCCTTCTGGGAAGTCAAACCCTTTTGAACAACCTCAAAAGAGCAAAAATGTAAAAAAGTCTAAAACTCCAGTTTTAGATAATTTTGGAAGAGATTTAACAGCTTTGGCAGAAAATGGAAAATTAGATCCTGTAGTTGGTAGACAAAAAGAAATTGAGCGTGTTTCTCAAATTCTTAGTCGTAGAAAGAAAAACAATCCAATGTTAATTGGTGAACCTGGAGTTGGTAAATCTGCTATTGCAGAAGGTTTAGCATTAAGAATTGTTGAACGTAAAGTGTCTAGAATTCTTTTCGACAAAAGGCTTGTGTCACTTGATTTGGCAAGCTTAGTAGCTGGAACAAAATACCGTGGCCAATTCGAAGAACGCATGAAAGCTTTAATGAATGAACTTGAAAAAAATGATGATATCATTCTTTTTATAGATGAAATTCATACCATAGTGGGAGCTGGTGGTGCTACTGGTTCTTTAGATGCTTCTAACATGCTAAAACCTGCGCTTGCTCGTGGCGAAATTCAGTGCATTGGTGCTACAACTTTAGATGAGTATAGAACCAATATAGAAAAAGATGGTGCTTTAGAAAGACGTTTTCAAAAGGTAATCGTAAACCCAACTTCTGTAGAAGAAACCATTCAAATTCTTAACAATATAAAAGAGAAATATGAAGAACATCATCATGTAAACTACACCGATGATGCAATAGAAGCTTGTGTAAAGTTAACCAATAGATACATGACAGACAGGTATTTGCCAGACAAAGCTATTGATGCACTTGATGAGGCAGGTTCTAGAATTCATATTATCAATATTGTTGTTCCTAAACAAGTGTTAGAACTTGAGGCACAACTTGAAGTAATTAGAGATCAAAAAACAAAAGCTGTAAATGGTCAAAAGTATGAAGAAGCAGCAAAATTGCGTGACGATGAAAAGAATATGGAAGCTGCTCTTGACTCTGCTCAAAAACAATGGGAAGATGATTCGAAACTAAACAGAGAAGTAGTTACTGAAGACAATGTTGCTGAAGTGGTTTCTATGATGACAGGTATTCCTGTAAACAGAGTTGCAGAAGCTGAAACTAAAAAACTACATGAACTACCACAACTTATTAAAGGTAAGGTTATCGGGCAAGATGTAGCTGTTAGTAAAGTCGTAAAAGCAATACAACGAAACAGAGTTGGGTTAAAAGACCCAAATAAACCAATCGGATCTTTTATTTTTCTAGGACAAACAGGAGTCGGTAAAACGCAACTTGCAAAGGTATTAGCAAGAGAACTATTTGACTCAGATGATTCTTTAATTAGAATTGACATGAGTGAGTATATGGAAAAATTTGCAATCTCTAGACTTATAGGAGCTCCTCCAGGATACGTTGGGTATGAAGAGGGAGGCCAACTAACAGAAAAAGTGAGAAGGAAGCCTTATGCCGTAGTTCTTTTAGATGAAATAGAAAAAGCACATCCAGATGTTTTTAATATGCTATTGCAAATTTTAGATGATGGATATATTACCGACAGCTTAGGTAGAAAAATAGATTTTAGAAACACTATTATTATTATGACCTCAAACGTGGGCGCTAGACAGCTAAAAGATTTTGGCGGTGGTGTTGGTTTCGGAACTGCAACAAAAGCTGCTCAAGCAGATGAACATGCAAAGTCTGTAATAGAAAGTGCTTTGAAAAAATCTTTTGCTCCAGAGTTTTTAAATAGAATTGATGATGTTATTGTATTTAACGCACTAGAAAGAGAAGACATACACAAAATTATAGACATAGAACTAGATAAGTTATTGCAAAGAATATCTGGCTTAGGATACACTTTACAACTAAGCGAAAAAGCAAAAGACTATATTGCAGATAAAGGCTTTGATAAAAAATATGGGGCAAGGCCGTTAAAAAGAGCTATTCAAAAATACATTGAAGATGCGCTGGCTGAAGAAATTGTGAATTCGAAACTTTCTGAAGGCGATACCATTACTATGGATTTGGATAGTGAAAATAACAAACTTTCAATTCAAATAGAAAAAGGAGATAAAAAATCCGAAATAAGAACTGAATCATAA